From Stegostoma tigrinum isolate sSteTig4 chromosome 1, sSteTig4.hap1, whole genome shotgun sequence:
CATTAATTCCAGGGTTGCAAggagaatttttaaatatttgttgtTTTAAATGGCAGAGACAGGCAAGTTCAGTGGCCCCCGCACCAGGAAAGACTCGTCTTTCACTAAGGGTATGTTTTAGACGGTATGCACAAGTCCAGAATTGGTCCACTAACATCTGCAGCTTACAGCTTAAGGGGCTACAAAGCACTACTGTGATCACAGCAGTTTTACATGTATTTATCTGAACTGCAAATCTTTCTCCCAAATTTGGTGTATTTCCATGTCCAATTTTCCAGAAACTTAGATGTGCTCCAGTTCCCACGCAATTCTCTTTTACTTGTGTAATATAAGTTACATGGATACCTTCCATAGCTTCTGCAAATCTTTGAAAGACAGGTTCTTTAACTTCTTGAATAACTAAAATCTTTTCTTGTAGGCACTTATTCATTAAATGTGGAGATGTTAGTCCTTTTACCAGAATCAAATTAATGCGAAATTTATGAAGTATATCCATTGTTGAACGTAACCATTCTTCTTCAAAATTTTTGGAAATGTCCTCAATAGTCTGAGTGACGACTTTTACACCTGAAATTCTGTTGAATCCTGGATGATGGTACTTAATTGTCAAGTCTCCACTTATAAATATGGTATGGAGAGGCAAAGTTGCCAAATCCTGGATAATTTTAGACTGATCATCTGAAATTAATGTGACAAAACCAGGACTAACACAAGACTCATGCTCAGGTGGTCCCGGCAAGAAACATGTAACCAATTTATCAACGTCAAATTCTGGGAGAGTTCTGCTCTTAATACTTTCTTGCAAAATACTTTGAGTCTGAATTTTGTAAGCCTCTATTGCTAACTTCATCATCTTACGGTTTCCATGGCTCAGTGATAAAGCCAGAGCTGTAAAGCTTGCAGAATCAGCTGGAGTGGAAGATGAATCCTCTCGAATACTATTTGACAAATCCGGCAATGTTTCTTCCTGACTGTTTATACTTGAATTCACAAAGTGTCGGCTCATATTTGTTCTTGCTTTTAGTTGGTTGCATGTATAACTTGGGTGACTTTGGTCCGAAGAGGCATGAGTAATTGCATCACTTGAAATAAAGGAGCCTTTCTCACTGCTAATGCTGTAGTTGTTTCTGCAATTCATTTTTATTGATATATTTGACTGTAAGTTAGCATGTTCCTTTACAACTGATTGCATTTCATTTGTCAGATGGGTGGGAAAGCTCGTTAAAAGACACGATAATCTCTCAGCTTTATTCATTCGTGAGTTTTCCAAAGTGCTGTCTATGGATATCTGATGCGATATTAGTACGTCAAAGCAATGTTCTAGTCCTTCATACATCTCAGATACAATGGTAGGAATGGGAATCCCTTGCTTTATACAATTCAAAACCGCTTTACTCCATGCTCCAGTAAGGAACAGGAGAGTGGAGGTTCCAGTTTTATATTGTTTATGGTGTGCTTGTACTGCTTCATTCAACAACTGTCCTACCGGACAATCCAACTGCAGATTCTCCAGAAGTCTGAAGGCAGAGCAAATCACAATAGTTTCACTAGTGTCATCATCTACAATGAACTTGTAGTACTTTACTGGGCCAagcaatgaacttcctgatgcAGCCACTGCAGAGATCTGTTCCAGGCCTAGGTGAGATTTACGATTTAGTAAGTTGCACTGTATTCCAACAGAccataaagaaaaaagaaaatcaaaaatataATCAGAGAGTCAGAATTTTGTCAATTTAATCCTTTTCATCACCcactattcaatgaaatcatggaaATGTGTATCATGTGTGTCTTTGCTGTTGTGATATCAATACACTAAGACATATTACAGTACGAAGTCTTGGAGATTTAAAATGTGAGCAATGATTGATAAAGACAAATAAAGTTGCCTGTATGGCAAAGTACAGAGCATTCAGAACAAAATTTGGGATACGGAAGCAATCAGATTTTTTAGCAAAGACCCAAATATAGACACCCGAAAAGTGGCtaaataaagaataaaacagCTATATAGTCAAGCAATTTAAAACATTGATCAAAAATTGATATGGGAAGAACGACTTTCAGTGCATGGGGACCGGCACACCACTGAGGTAGAAGGAAGCTGTTCCCGTCAGAACGGATTCATGTGAAACATGCGGGTACCTGTGTCCTGCTTAATTAAATAATTCGAGCTGCGGAGACAGCTTTAACTTGTTTGGAAGGGACAGGAGAGGACTAGGGAGGGGAAGGATACATGGAATCATAGAACCTGCCcctcagcccactgagtctgcaccatcCCTTTGAAAAATATCCTACCCAGATCCAGCACCCCACCATATCTCATAACCCCAAATTTCCCAtaaccatctagcctgcatatctctggactgtgggaggaaaccggagcacctggaggaaacccatgcagacaaggggacaCACGCAAACTCCActcaaacagtcacccaagggtggaattgaatccaggtccctggtgttgcgaggcaacagtgctgccactgagccactgtgctgtcctaatgatacaaagataggtgaaagGGTAGCTGGTGAGGATGACACTACAAGTTTACAGAGGATATGAGCatattaagtgagtgggcaaaaacttggcagatgaaatatcatgtgggaaaatgtatgGTTAgcacattggcaggaagaatagaaaatccGAACATGAACCTCAACATTAAGAAAGCCGGCATCCAAACTCACTTGGTAAAAGGGAACGCAAACGGTTTACTggacttttatttcaaagggaatggactaTAAaaagggaggtcttgctaaatctattcccattatctctgatacaagttggacacatatctggaatactgtaaacagttttggtcatagagtcatacagcagggaaatagacccttaagtccaacttgttcacgctgactaagtttctcaaactaaactagacccagttgcctgtgtttagcccatatccctcttaaccatTCCCAATCATGTactgtgcaaatgtcttttaaatgttgtaactgtatctgcaacTACCagttcttctggaagttcattccatatacaaaccacccttggtgtgaaaaaattgccccttaggtcccttttaaatctttctcctctcaccttaaaaatgtgctctctagttttgaacagccccaccctagggaaaagatctttgctattatattagaacataagaaataggagcaggagtaggccatgtggTCCATCAAGCCcgctccacaattcaataagatcacggctgatcttttcacGGATTCAGCtccattcactcactcatccgCCCACCCATTCACCCACTCACcattacccttaattcctttgcgctccaaaaatctatctttgccttaaaaacattgaacaaggtagcctcaactgcttcactgggcaagaaattccacagattcacaaccctttgggtgaagaaataccttCTCAACTCAGTCTTGAATCTGGtctcctttattttgaggctatgtgccctagttctagtttcagccaccagtggaaacaaccttcctgcttctatctgatctactcccttcataattttatatgttcctgtaatatacccactgatACTTCTAAATTTCAAAGAGTATTAtctcagtctactcaatctcttcgcataagccaaccctctcaactccagaatcaacctagtgaacttctCAGCaacccctccaatgccagtacatcctttctcaaataatgaAATCAAAACTCTACTCAGTAGTCCAGGTGTGACTATAcctatacagctgtagcataagCTCCCTATTTTTCAACTCTATCCCTGTAGCAATgtaggacaatattccatttgccttcttaattacctgctgcacctgcaaaacaacttattgtgattcatgcacaaggagacCCAAGGTTTGTCTGCACAGCAGCAGGCTGCAATTTGTCACCATTGAGAAGAACGAGTTTCAGTTTGTCACCATTTAAttaacagtccattttgctgttactcCTGCCAAAATAGATGACCTAATGTTTACCAACACAGAACACTATCAGCTAGACCCTTACCCAGTCACAacctatctacatccctctgcagacattttgtgtccttcgcatactttgctctaccactcattttagtgtcattgGTGAACTTTGATACACCATACTCGGTCCCCAACTCTAAGTCATCTATGCAATTTGTAAACAACAGCAGTTCCAACACTGATTCCTAAGACACACCACCAGCCACTAATTGTTAATCAGAAAAATATCTATTTATGCTCACTTCTTGATTTCTGTCAGTtcaccaatcttctatctatgctaATACAATACCTGTA
This genomic window contains:
- the bbs12 gene encoding Bardet-Biedl syndrome 12 protein isoform X2, producing MEQCNLLNRKSHLGLEQISAVAASGSSLLGPVKYYKFIVDDDTSETIVICSAFRLLENLQLDCPVGQLLNEAVQAHHKQYKTGTSTLLFLTGAWSKAVLNCIKQGIPIPTIVSEMYEGLEHCFDVLISHQISIDSTLENSRMNKAERLSCLLTSFPTHLTNEMQSVVKEHANLQSNISIKMNCRNNYSISSEKGSFISSDAITHASSDQSHPSYTCNQLKARTNMSRHFVNSSINSQEETLPDLSNSIREDSSSTPADSASFTALALSLSHGNRKMMKLAIEAYKIQTQSILQESIKSRTLPEFDVDKLVTCFLPGPPEHESCVSPGFVTLISDDQSKIIQDLATLPLHTIFISGDLTIKYHHPGFNRISGVKVVTQTIEDISKNFEEEWLRSTMDILHKFRINLILVKGLTSPHLMNKCLQEKILVIQEVKEPVFQRFAEAMEGIHVTYITQVKENCVGTGAHLSFWKIGHGNTPNLGERFAVQINTCKTAVITVVLCSPLSCKLQMLVDQFWTCAYRLKHTLSERRVFPGAGATELACLCHLKQQIFKNSPCNPGINETSCIGTHHCSWFAETALSFKSQVLQALADGLTEYLVTAMFNTGMYEAPLDALSEVQKCLHKSDGVLPVISELSEHFEKVGIPCKASCSTVSDDCFDYEVYDNVTVKLEAWRRALNLVLLVLRADAEIITGTKAEAYTGQGTFL
- the bbs12 gene encoding Bardet-Biedl syndrome 12 protein isoform X1; this encodes MEQVTSYSQCNLLNRKSHLGLEQISAVAASGSSLLGPVKYYKFIVDDDTSETIVICSAFRLLENLQLDCPVGQLLNEAVQAHHKQYKTGTSTLLFLTGAWSKAVLNCIKQGIPIPTIVSEMYEGLEHCFDVLISHQISIDSTLENSRMNKAERLSCLLTSFPTHLTNEMQSVVKEHANLQSNISIKMNCRNNYSISSEKGSFISSDAITHASSDQSHPSYTCNQLKARTNMSRHFVNSSINSQEETLPDLSNSIREDSSSTPADSASFTALALSLSHGNRKMMKLAIEAYKIQTQSILQESIKSRTLPEFDVDKLVTCFLPGPPEHESCVSPGFVTLISDDQSKIIQDLATLPLHTIFISGDLTIKYHHPGFNRISGVKVVTQTIEDISKNFEEEWLRSTMDILHKFRINLILVKGLTSPHLMNKCLQEKILVIQEVKEPVFQRFAEAMEGIHVTYITQVKENCVGTGAHLSFWKIGHGNTPNLGERFAVQINTCKTAVITVVLCSPLSCKLQMLVDQFWTCAYRLKHTLSERRVFPGAGATELACLCHLKQQIFKNSPCNPGINETSCIGTHHCSWFAETALSFKSQVLQALADGLTEYLVTAMFNTGMYEAPLDALSEVQKCLHKSDGVLPVISELSEHFEKVGIPCKASCSTVSDDCFDYEVYDNVTVKLEAWRRALNLVLLVLRADAEIITGTKAEAYTGQGTFL
- the bbs12 gene encoding Bardet-Biedl syndrome 12 protein isoform X3, producing MRNGAGLEQISAVAASGSSLLGPVKYYKFIVDDDTSETIVICSAFRLLENLQLDCPVGQLLNEAVQAHHKQYKTGTSTLLFLTGAWSKAVLNCIKQGIPIPTIVSEMYEGLEHCFDVLISHQISIDSTLENSRMNKAERLSCLLTSFPTHLTNEMQSVVKEHANLQSNISIKMNCRNNYSISSEKGSFISSDAITHASSDQSHPSYTCNQLKARTNMSRHFVNSSINSQEETLPDLSNSIREDSSSTPADSASFTALALSLSHGNRKMMKLAIEAYKIQTQSILQESIKSRTLPEFDVDKLVTCFLPGPPEHESCVSPGFVTLISDDQSKIIQDLATLPLHTIFISGDLTIKYHHPGFNRISGVKVVTQTIEDISKNFEEEWLRSTMDILHKFRINLILVKGLTSPHLMNKCLQEKILVIQEVKEPVFQRFAEAMEGIHVTYITQVKENCVGTGAHLSFWKIGHGNTPNLGERFAVQINTCKTAVITVVLCSPLSCKLQMLVDQFWTCAYRLKHTLSERRVFPGAGATELACLCHLKQQIFKNSPCNPGINETSCIGTHHCSWFAETALSFKSQVLQALADGLTEYLVTAMFNTGMYEAPLDALSEVQKCLHKSDGVLPVISELSEHFEKVGIPCKASCSTVSDDCFDYEVYDNVTVKLEAWRRALNLVLLVLRADAEIITGTKAEAYTGQGTFL